Proteins encoded within one genomic window of Flavobacterium sp. NG2:
- a CDS encoding AraC family transcriptional regulator, with protein MKLVLKNPDSFVNARLNIRAALVPCKDSFWHYHSQYELLYISESSGVRFVGDNVSHFLPGDLVLVGPFLPHLWRNDPSYYDEDEDAHVKTIILKFTKNFLGEGTFSNPEFSAINHMLEQSKFGVSFGKNVSDELHDDLIEIVDLSPAEQSIKLLSLLHRLSLSETKEVLSSSDMSQLATDDSGRLDTVIKYISDNYANYISLSQVSDIACMTTNSFCRFFKKMTNKSFTEFLNEVRIRNASRLLVQEDLPISEVSHMVGYKSITNFNKQFKHIMGSTPKSYKYTM; from the coding sequence ATGAAATTAGTTTTAAAAAATCCCGATAGTTTTGTCAACGCTCGATTGAATATTCGAGCGGCATTAGTGCCTTGTAAGGATTCTTTTTGGCATTATCATTCGCAGTATGAATTGTTATATATCTCTGAAAGCAGTGGGGTACGTTTTGTAGGTGATAATGTTTCTCATTTTTTACCTGGGGACTTGGTTTTGGTTGGGCCATTCTTGCCTCATTTATGGCGTAATGATCCTTCTTATTATGATGAAGATGAAGATGCTCACGTAAAAACGATTATATTAAAATTCACCAAAAATTTTTTAGGAGAAGGTACTTTTAGTAATCCCGAATTTTCAGCTATTAACCATATGTTGGAACAATCTAAATTTGGTGTTTCATTTGGGAAAAATGTAAGCGATGAACTGCATGATGATTTGATAGAAATTGTCGATTTATCTCCAGCAGAACAATCGATTAAACTATTAAGTTTGTTACATCGATTGTCGTTGTCTGAAACCAAGGAAGTGTTGTCATCTTCTGATATGAGTCAATTAGCAACTGACGATTCGGGTCGATTGGATACGGTAATTAAATATATATCAGATAATTATGCTAATTATATTAGTTTGAGTCAGGTTTCTGATATTGCTTGTATGACAACTAATTCATTTTGTCGTTTTTTCAAGAAAATGACCAACAAATCTTTCACAGAGTTTTTGAATGAAGTTCGCATTCGTAATGCTTCGCGTTTATTGGTACAAGAAGATTTACCGATTTCTGAAGTAAGTCATATGGTAGGATATAAATCAATAACCAACTTTAATAAACAGTTTAAACACATCATGGGAAGCACACCAAAGAGTTATAAGTATACTATGTAA
- a CDS encoding T9SS type A sorting domain-containing protein, with the protein MKKSTTIILFLFLINLGFSQVGSPLPEFRNEADFFTDSSGKYPAAPSSQRITLVYNPATGDDSPALQTAINTLTNLTVMVNGENLKGGVITIPAGTWEFNEIQLKSDVHLVFDPLAIVKPYDAVSPTNPQIPNMSIFRIGYTGVLSENVSIRASSGQFKVDLTHLDKETRITPFNVKEAKNFMVADCFVDDNGTIHAALNCSASKRNNIWAGPVKGLVKNLTIINGHGGYGVVQVRTGEKLLFKNLTSLRGGVTLRLESDDVSASGGVIPQEVAKMSEIFGYNIKCTDGNAAVMLQPWSAVNGWIDIQKIEATGCMAAVRIDKAFDKVSPFVGVGFFDSSSRITDITSAYGINAHVKQGIFPWVPCKLRTNPEILRPNPIPNMETFYLGPSVAPLLYRASTTGGAVGDGYYSINVPTENELKTNASGFDWSISLVISRDDNQVNTSNCPPALAVNTFEIDNNLKMYPNPFKSDDEFLAIDLAGISDVAIAIYDMSGKMVYANDFKGKSRVEINLPQLNLAKGTYLVNAKSGTTKVSKKIVIL; encoded by the coding sequence ATGAAAAAAAGCACAACCATAATACTCTTTTTATTTTTAATAAACTTAGGTTTTTCACAAGTAGGTTCTCCCTTACCCGAGTTTAGAAATGAAGCAGATTTTTTTACTGATAGTTCCGGAAAGTATCCTGCAGCACCCTCTTCACAAAGAATAACTTTGGTTTATAATCCTGCAACAGGAGATGATTCTCCGGCTCTGCAAACGGCTATTAATACCCTGACTAACCTGACGGTGATGGTAAATGGTGAAAACCTTAAAGGTGGAGTTATTACCATTCCTGCTGGAACATGGGAATTCAACGAAATTCAACTCAAATCAGATGTTCATTTGGTATTCGATCCTTTGGCGATTGTAAAACCTTATGATGCTGTCTCTCCTACCAATCCTCAAATTCCTAATATGTCTATTTTTCGTATTGGCTATACAGGAGTATTGTCAGAGAATGTGAGTATCAGGGCTTCAAGCGGACAATTTAAAGTTGATTTAACTCATTTAGATAAAGAAACCAGAATTACACCATTTAATGTTAAAGAAGCAAAGAATTTTATGGTAGCTGATTGTTTTGTAGATGATAATGGTACTATACATGCAGCGCTGAATTGTTCAGCAAGTAAGAGAAACAATATTTGGGCAGGTCCCGTTAAAGGTTTGGTTAAAAATCTAACCATTATAAATGGACATGGCGGTTATGGCGTTGTGCAAGTAAGAACTGGTGAGAAGTTGCTTTTTAAGAATTTAACTTCTTTAAGAGGTGGTGTTACTCTTAGGCTTGAAAGTGACGATGTAAGTGCTTCAGGAGGTGTGATTCCTCAGGAAGTGGCTAAGATGTCTGAAATATTTGGATATAATATAAAATGTACTGATGGGAATGCTGCTGTTATGTTGCAACCTTGGAGTGCTGTAAATGGATGGATTGATATACAAAAAATAGAAGCCACTGGATGTATGGCAGCCGTGCGTATTGACAAAGCGTTCGACAAAGTGTCTCCTTTTGTAGGAGTTGGTTTTTTTGATTCATCTTCGAGAATAACTGATATTACCTCCGCTTATGGAATCAATGCCCATGTCAAACAAGGTATATTTCCATGGGTGCCTTGTAAGTTAAGAACCAATCCGGAAATATTAAGACCAAATCCGATTCCTAATATGGAAACATTTTATCTTGGGCCATCGGTAGCTCCATTGCTTTATCGAGCAAGTACCACCGGTGGGGCAGTGGGTGACGGATATTACAGTATAAATGTTCCAACCGAAAATGAACTTAAGACTAATGCTTCAGGTTTTGATTGGTCAATTTCTTTGGTAATTTCAAGAGATGATAATCAGGTAAATACCAGCAACTGTCCTCCGGCATTGGCGGTAAATACTTTCGAAATTGATAATAATTTAAAAATGTATCCAAATCCTTTTAAAAGTGATGATGAATTTTTGGCTATTGATTTGGCGGGTATTTCAGATGTTGCAATAGCGATTTATGATATGTCAGGTAAAATGGTTTATGCGAATGATTTTAAAGGAAAGTCAAGGGTCGAAATCAATCTTCCACAATTAAATTTAGCCAAAGGAACTTATTTGGTAAATGCAAAAAGTGGAACTACTAAGGTGAGTAAAAAAATAGTGATTTTATAA